In Arthrobacter sp. B3I4, the following proteins share a genomic window:
- a CDS encoding adenylyl cyclase, with translation MPLAHFSAVRAAAHPQARTPYRLPHRLATGAVAVLLGVLGAGAGVTPATAQPAGAAPAAQPTAPAPAAPKPGAAPDLGPNVRVFDPGMPVAEIQATVDAIAAEQVDDEMGTDRYSLLFKPGTYGSAEKPLIVQVGYSTEVAGLGASPTDVVINGHVDAYNRCLTADNCIALNNFWRSVSNLSINVTGLEGCRSSANFWAASQASPMRRVSVTGGNLSLMDYCTAGPQYASGGFISDSKTGTVVNGSQQQYYVRDSSIGGWSNGVWNQVFSGVNGAPAQSFPNPPYTTLATTPVSREKPYLTIDEAGQYSVFVPALRQNCTGTTWENGPTPGHSIPLSDFFVARPSDSVKTINSQLARGKNLLFTPGVYDVDSSIEVKRADAVVLGLGMTTLTAVGGAVPLTVADAPGVQIAGITVDAGSVNSPALMRIGKTVKPANAGTAERNAAADKASKHSDATNPTALHDVFFRIGGPHVGKAALSLEVNSDNVLLDHIWAWRADHGNGVGWDTNTADYGVVVNGDHVTATGLFVEHYQKYNTVWNGEHGRTVFFQNELPYDAPNQAAWQHHGVLGWAGYKVADAVKTHELWGGGSYVYNNVDPTIHATRGFEVPVTPGVKLHGLLTVNLGAGTLDHVINDTGAPVTTDAVGVPSYVANFG, from the coding sequence ATGCCGCTTGCCCACTTCAGCGCTGTCCGTGCGGCCGCGCATCCGCAGGCCAGGACGCCTTATCGGCTCCCCCACCGGCTCGCCACCGGCGCCGTCGCCGTCCTGCTGGGCGTCCTGGGCGCCGGCGCGGGAGTCACCCCCGCAACCGCCCAGCCCGCGGGGGCCGCGCCGGCGGCGCAGCCCACGGCACCTGCGCCGGCCGCGCCGAAGCCGGGGGCCGCCCCCGATCTCGGTCCCAACGTACGGGTTTTCGACCCCGGCATGCCGGTGGCGGAGATCCAGGCGACGGTGGACGCCATCGCGGCCGAGCAGGTCGATGATGAGATGGGAACCGACCGCTACTCCCTGCTCTTTAAACCCGGCACCTACGGGAGCGCCGAGAAGCCCCTGATCGTTCAGGTCGGCTACTCCACCGAGGTGGCAGGGCTGGGCGCCTCCCCCACGGACGTTGTGATCAACGGCCACGTCGACGCCTACAACCGCTGCCTTACCGCAGACAACTGCATAGCCTTGAACAACTTCTGGCGATCCGTTTCCAACCTTTCGATCAATGTCACCGGGCTCGAGGGCTGCCGCAGCTCGGCGAATTTCTGGGCCGCTTCCCAGGCCTCGCCGATGCGCCGCGTCAGTGTCACCGGCGGGAATCTCTCGCTGATGGACTACTGCACCGCCGGACCGCAGTATGCCAGCGGCGGCTTCATCTCCGACTCGAAGACCGGCACCGTCGTCAACGGCTCGCAGCAGCAGTATTACGTCCGGGACAGCAGCATCGGCGGCTGGTCCAATGGCGTGTGGAACCAGGTCTTCTCCGGAGTGAACGGGGCACCGGCGCAGTCCTTCCCGAACCCGCCGTACACCACTCTGGCAACAACCCCGGTCAGCCGTGAGAAGCCCTACCTGACCATCGACGAGGCCGGCCAGTACAGCGTCTTCGTTCCTGCCCTCCGCCAGAACTGCACCGGCACCACCTGGGAAAACGGTCCGACGCCGGGCCACAGCATTCCGCTGTCCGACTTCTTCGTGGCCCGCCCGTCCGATTCAGTCAAAACCATCAACTCCCAGCTGGCGCGCGGCAAGAACCTGCTGTTCACCCCGGGGGTCTACGACGTCGACAGCAGCATCGAGGTAAAGCGCGCCGACGCCGTCGTCCTCGGCCTCGGCATGACGACCCTCACCGCCGTCGGCGGGGCTGTACCACTGACCGTCGCGGACGCCCCGGGCGTCCAGATCGCCGGAATCACCGTCGACGCCGGATCCGTGAACTCGCCCGCGCTGATGCGGATCGGCAAAACGGTCAAGCCCGCCAATGCCGGCACTGCCGAACGCAACGCGGCTGCCGACAAGGCCAGCAAGCACAGTGATGCCACCAACCCCACCGCCCTTCACGATGTGTTCTTCCGCATCGGCGGCCCCCACGTTGGCAAGGCGGCGCTCAGCCTGGAAGTCAACAGCGACAACGTGCTCCTCGACCACATCTGGGCCTGGCGCGCGGACCATGGCAACGGCGTCGGCTGGGACACCAACACGGCCGACTACGGCGTGGTCGTCAACGGTGACCATGTGACCGCTACCGGCCTGTTCGTGGAGCACTATCAGAAGTACAACACCGTCTGGAACGGCGAGCACGGCCGGACGGTTTTCTTCCAGAACGAGCTGCCCTACGACGCACCCAACCAGGCCGCCTGGCAACACCACGGCGTGCTCGGCTGGGCGGGGTACAAGGTGGCCGACGCGGTCAAGACCCACGAACTCTGGGGCGGCGGCAGCTACGTCTACAACAACGTCGACCCCACGATCCACGCCACCCGGGGGTTCGAAGTCCCGGTCACGCCGGGCGTGAAGCTGCACGGTCTGCTGACCGTCAACCTCGGCGCCGGGACCTTGGACCACGTCATCAACGACACCGGGGCACCGGTAACGACAGACGCGGTGGGTGTACCCAGCTACGTGGCCAATTTCGGCTAG
- a CDS encoding carbohydrate ABC transporter permease, producing the protein MSITDRVRPQGHLSGGPSTRDRKIRRLAFSQRVSQWDVKFSPYLYISPFFVLFALTGLFPLLYTGWVSLHNWNLIGGQGKFVGLDNFGFVLSQPYFWNAVGNTLSIFLLSSVPQVVLALLIAAVLDANLRATTFWRMGVLVPFVVAPVAVGLIFNNLFADQFGLVNELLAGFGLDPVRWHSDQLASHLAIATMVNFRWIGYNALIFLAAMQAIPREVFEAATIDGAGRVRQFISVTVPMLRPTVIFVAITSTIGGLQIFDEPRVFDQSGLGGADRQWQTLTMYIWELGWGQRNFGRASAVAWLLFLMIVLIAVLNFLLTRRIASQGGRK; encoded by the coding sequence ATGTCGATAACGGACCGGGTGAGGCCGCAGGGCCACCTCTCCGGCGGCCCAAGCACGAGGGACCGGAAGATCCGGCGCCTCGCGTTTTCGCAGCGGGTGTCGCAGTGGGACGTCAAGTTTTCACCGTACCTCTACATTTCGCCGTTCTTCGTCCTGTTTGCCCTGACCGGGTTGTTTCCGCTGCTCTACACCGGCTGGGTGTCACTGCACAACTGGAACCTCATCGGCGGCCAGGGCAAGTTCGTCGGACTGGATAACTTCGGATTTGTCCTCAGCCAGCCGTACTTCTGGAACGCGGTCGGAAACACGCTGAGCATCTTCCTGCTCTCGTCGGTGCCGCAGGTGGTGCTGGCGCTGCTCATCGCAGCAGTGCTGGACGCCAACCTGCGGGCGACGACGTTCTGGCGGATGGGAGTGCTGGTGCCGTTCGTCGTCGCTCCCGTGGCGGTCGGGCTGATCTTCAACAACCTGTTCGCGGACCAGTTCGGACTGGTCAACGAGTTGCTGGCAGGCTTCGGCCTCGACCCGGTCCGCTGGCACTCCGACCAGCTCGCCAGCCACCTCGCGATCGCCACCATGGTCAACTTCCGCTGGATCGGTTACAACGCACTGATCTTCCTGGCCGCGATGCAGGCGATTCCCCGCGAGGTGTTCGAGGCGGCCACCATTGACGGGGCCGGCCGCGTCCGCCAGTTCATCTCGGTGACAGTGCCCATGCTCCGCCCCACCGTGATTTTCGTGGCCATCACCTCCACTATCGGCGGGCTGCAGATCTTTGACGAGCCCCGGGTGTTCGACCAGTCCGGACTCGGCGGCGCCGACCGGCAGTGGCAGACCCTCACCATGTACATCTGGGAGCTCGGCTGGGGCCAGCGCAACTTCGGCAGGGCTTCCGCGGTGGCGTGGCTGCTGTTCCTGATGATTGTGCTGATCGCCGTCCTGAACTTCCTTCTCACCCGCCGCATCGCCAGCCAGGGAGGCCGTAAATGA
- a CDS encoding GNAT family N-acetyltransferase, protein MTFPDRTAFAPITLTGSRVVLEPLSQTHHDGLVEAVRDGELWKLWYTSVPAPEAMAAEIDRRLALQRSGSMLAFTTRLIDPATGRPGKVIGMTTYMNIDAATPRVEIGSTWNAASAHGSGSNADSKLLLLRHAFETLGCPAVEFRTHWLNHQSREAIARLGAKQDGVLRSHMRTADGVLRDTVVFSILEHEWPMVRSGLEARLARRR, encoded by the coding sequence GTGACTTTCCCTGACCGCACCGCGTTCGCTCCCATCACGCTCACCGGCAGTCGTGTCGTTTTGGAACCGCTCAGCCAGACCCACCACGACGGCCTGGTGGAGGCGGTGCGCGACGGCGAACTCTGGAAGCTCTGGTACACGTCTGTCCCCGCCCCTGAAGCCATGGCCGCCGAGATCGACCGGCGGCTGGCCCTGCAGCGGAGCGGCTCGATGCTGGCGTTCACCACCAGGCTGATTGACCCGGCCACCGGCCGCCCCGGCAAGGTCATCGGCATGACCACCTACATGAACATCGACGCCGCGACGCCCCGGGTTGAGATCGGTTCCACCTGGAACGCCGCCTCCGCGCACGGGTCCGGCAGCAACGCGGACTCCAAGCTGCTGCTGCTCCGGCACGCCTTCGAAACGCTCGGCTGCCCCGCCGTCGAGTTCCGCACGCACTGGCTAAACCACCAGTCCCGCGAGGCGATCGCGCGGCTGGGCGCGAAACAGGACGGCGTGCTGCGCAGTCATATGCGGACGGCCGACGGCGTGTTGCGTGACACTGTGGTGTTTTCGATCCTGGAGCACGAGTGGCCGATGGTCCGCAGCGGCCTGGAGGCCCGGCTGGCCAGGCGGCGCTAG
- a CDS encoding PaaI family thioesterase, with protein MTPEPRDAELWKITLGELDEKMGVKIVEQSVDRVVATMPVEGNRQSFGLLHGGASLAVGEAVGSWAAVIHASTLGKTAVGVDVSATHHKSAREGLVTITATPIHLGGTVTTHEVVISNALGDRLCTMRITNLLLDRKG; from the coding sequence ATGACCCCCGAGCCCCGCGATGCCGAGCTGTGGAAGATCACGTTGGGCGAGCTCGACGAGAAGATGGGCGTCAAGATCGTCGAGCAGTCCGTAGACCGCGTTGTGGCCACCATGCCGGTGGAGGGCAACCGGCAGTCCTTCGGACTGTTGCATGGCGGCGCCTCACTGGCTGTGGGAGAGGCGGTGGGTTCCTGGGCGGCAGTGATCCACGCCAGCACACTGGGCAAGACGGCGGTTGGTGTGGACGTCTCGGCGACGCACCACAAGTCAGCCCGGGAAGGACTCGTAACCATCACCGCCACCCCCATTCACCTGGGCGGCACCGTTACCACCCACGAGGTGGTCATCAGCAATGCGCTCGGTGACCGGCTGTGCACCATGCGGATCACCAACCTGCTGCTGGACCGCAAGGGCTAG
- a CDS encoding LacI family DNA-binding transcriptional regulator — protein MSEQNLRTLRAGPAGHSPTLEDLATAAGVSRSTASRAINGGSRVSPEALAAVNAAVIELGYTPNRAARSLVTRRTSSIALVINEPDARVMMDPFFAAVITGVTEALRETEMQLVLLMSRAGGDPSRTLRYLRGGHVDGAIIVSHHKADGWTEELAASGLPTVFIGRPWDTRLGIHYVDVDSFDGARQAALHLAAAGRTRLGTITGPLDMTAAADRLRGWQAGLSEAGLPAGPVAHGDFTPAGGTEAAERLLSQDSRLDGIFAASDLMARGAITALLASGRAVPGDVAVVGFDDHLTAPGELPLTTVNQPTVEMAAQAGRLLLDDIENPGTSREPVIFPARLVVRASSLP, from the coding sequence ATGAGCGAACAGAACCTCCGGACTCTCCGGGCCGGACCGGCCGGACACAGTCCCACCCTTGAAGACCTTGCGACGGCGGCCGGGGTGTCCCGCTCCACCGCCTCGAGGGCCATCAATGGCGGGTCCCGTGTCAGCCCGGAGGCGCTGGCTGCTGTCAACGCGGCGGTTATTGAGCTGGGCTACACCCCCAACCGGGCCGCCCGGAGCCTGGTTACCCGCCGGACGTCGTCAATCGCCCTGGTGATCAACGAACCCGATGCCCGCGTCATGATGGACCCGTTCTTTGCCGCCGTCATCACCGGCGTGACCGAGGCGCTGCGGGAAACCGAAATGCAATTGGTCCTGCTGATGTCCCGGGCCGGGGGCGACCCTTCCCGGACGCTGCGGTACCTGCGCGGCGGCCACGTTGACGGAGCAATTATCGTTTCGCACCACAAGGCAGACGGCTGGACTGAAGAACTTGCCGCCTCGGGATTGCCCACCGTTTTTATTGGAAGGCCCTGGGACACCCGGCTGGGCATCCACTACGTGGACGTGGACAGCTTCGACGGCGCCCGGCAGGCCGCGCTTCACCTGGCAGCGGCCGGCCGCACACGGCTGGGGACCATCACCGGACCGCTCGACATGACGGCTGCCGCGGACCGGCTCAGGGGCTGGCAAGCCGGCCTCAGCGAAGCCGGGCTGCCGGCCGGACCGGTCGCGCACGGAGACTTCACTCCTGCCGGCGGCACCGAAGCGGCCGAACGCCTCCTGAGCCAGGACAGCCGTCTGGACGGCATCTTTGCCGCTTCCGACCTGATGGCCCGCGGCGCCATCACCGCCCTGCTGGCCTCGGGGCGCGCAGTACCTGGCGACGTCGCCGTCGTCGGCTTCGATGACCACCTGACGGCGCCGGGCGAACTGCCGCTGACCACGGTCAACCAGCCGACGGTGGAAATGGCCGCCCAAGCAGGCCGTCTTCTGCTCGACGACATCGAGAACCCGGGGACCAGCCGGGAGCCGGTCATCTTCCCTGCGCGACTGGTCGTGAGGGCGAGCAGCCTGCCGTAG
- a CDS encoding carbohydrate ABC transporter permease, which produces MSSVPMIRQTAGKGAAKAAANRLNPPNRLNRPARRARDQGRSGSARRPGRLSYGFLAAVLLASLFPLYWSFLVGSHDSTALSRGVPLLPGGNFLSNAAKVFDSIPFWKAMGNSILVSTVTAASVVVFSTLAGFAFAKLRFRGSRWLLVFVIATMAVPTQLGVVPLFIVMAKLGWTGSLWAVIIPGVVTAFGVFWMTQYLRDALPDELIEAVRIDGASMIQAFWYVGFPAARPAAAMLALFTFVATWTNFFWLFIVLDPSNPTLPVALQLLQAAHFVDYSVVLAGAVLATIPLLLLFIAAGRQLVSGIMQGAVKG; this is translated from the coding sequence ATGAGTTCCGTCCCGATGATCCGGCAAACCGCAGGTAAGGGCGCCGCGAAAGCGGCGGCCAACCGGTTGAACCCGCCGAACCGGCTGAACCGGCCGGCGCGGCGCGCCCGGGACCAGGGCCGTTCCGGAAGCGCGCGTCGTCCCGGGCGGCTGAGCTACGGCTTCCTGGCCGCCGTGCTGCTGGCGTCCCTGTTTCCGCTCTACTGGTCCTTCCTGGTGGGCAGCCACGACAGCACTGCGCTGAGCCGCGGTGTTCCGCTGCTTCCGGGCGGAAACTTCCTCTCCAATGCTGCGAAAGTCTTCGACAGCATCCCGTTTTGGAAGGCCATGGGCAACAGCATCCTGGTCTCTACGGTCACGGCGGCCTCGGTGGTGGTTTTTTCCACCCTCGCCGGGTTCGCGTTCGCGAAACTGCGCTTCCGGGGAAGTAGATGGCTTCTGGTCTTCGTGATCGCTACCATGGCGGTCCCCACCCAGCTGGGTGTGGTCCCGCTGTTCATCGTGATGGCCAAGCTGGGTTGGACCGGATCCCTCTGGGCGGTCATCATTCCCGGCGTCGTTACGGCCTTCGGAGTCTTCTGGATGACCCAGTACCTTCGGGATGCCCTGCCGGATGAACTCATCGAAGCCGTCCGGATAGACGGCGCCTCCATGATCCAGGCATTCTGGTACGTGGGTTTCCCCGCAGCGCGGCCGGCCGCTGCGATGCTGGCGCTGTTCACTTTCGTGGCAACGTGGACGAACTTCTTCTGGCTGTTTATTGTGCTGGACCCCTCCAACCCGACCCTGCCGGTGGCGCTGCAGCTGCTGCAGGCGGCACACTTTGTGGACTACTCGGTGGTGTTGGCCGGCGCTGTCCTGGCCACCATCCCGCTATTACTGCTCTTCATTGCGGCAGGTCGCCAACTCGTTTCAGGAATTATGCAAGGAGCAGTCAAAGGATGA
- a CDS encoding SGNH/GDSL hydrolase family protein yields the protein MGNLSLRRRRAALAAGLATFAMAASLAAAPAQAVDKTKYIALGDSYAAGQGAGAYLDSCYRSENSYSELAAETKAIKLVTKAACSGNTTGDVVQTQLKKLNPSTELVTITAGGNNLGFGTIVTKCVTAMFNPAAAPDCDKASNAAAAQIASGKLAGDVAAMIQSVQAAAPNARIVVTGYPYLYDPIAPGQTDPTSLFIYRATALADGLNATIAAAAKATGAQYVDVRGAFLGHGINSANPWINLDLANPASPDNFHPNAAGYEAYYSALKAAGAYRAS from the coding sequence ATGGGAAATCTGAGCCTACGACGTCGGCGGGCTGCGCTGGCAGCCGGTCTCGCTACCTTCGCAATGGCGGCCAGTCTGGCAGCAGCGCCGGCGCAGGCGGTGGACAAGACCAAATACATCGCGCTGGGAGACTCCTACGCCGCCGGTCAGGGAGCGGGAGCGTACCTGGACTCCTGCTACCGCAGTGAGAACAGCTATTCCGAACTCGCTGCCGAGACGAAGGCCATCAAACTCGTCACCAAAGCTGCCTGTAGCGGCAACACCACCGGTGATGTCGTCCAAACCCAGTTGAAAAAACTGAACCCCAGCACGGAACTGGTGACCATCACCGCAGGCGGCAACAACCTCGGGTTCGGAACAATCGTCACCAAGTGCGTTACCGCGATGTTCAATCCCGCCGCCGCGCCGGACTGTGACAAAGCCAGCAATGCCGCTGCTGCCCAGATCGCCAGCGGGAAACTCGCCGGCGACGTGGCCGCGATGATTCAGAGCGTGCAGGCAGCAGCGCCTAACGCCCGCATTGTCGTGACCGGATACCCCTACCTTTACGATCCAATTGCCCCCGGTCAGACCGATCCGACGTCGCTGTTTATCTACCGGGCTACAGCGTTGGCGGACGGCCTGAATGCGACCATTGCAGCTGCCGCCAAGGCCACCGGCGCACAGTACGTCGACGTCCGCGGAGCGTTCCTCGGCCACGGCATCAACTCCGCAAACCCGTGGATCAATCTGGACCTTGCCAACCCCGCCAGTCCCGACAACTTCCACCCGAACGCCGCCGGGTACGAGGCCTACTACAGCGCGTTGAAGGCCGCCGGAGCTTACCGGGCGTCCTAG
- a CDS encoding DUF6480 family protein, which yields MTSQNPDPLENNVTGLEPGGGVPPGETPPAEGTSVGPQGPKIPEGRGFMQYLWIIMIAGGVLLVALYFIGYIVGILD from the coding sequence GTGACATCCCAAAATCCGGATCCCCTCGAGAACAACGTCACCGGCCTTGAACCGGGCGGGGGCGTCCCGCCCGGCGAAACACCTCCGGCAGAGGGGACCTCAGTGGGGCCGCAGGGACCAAAGATACCCGAGGGCCGGGGCTTTATGCAGTACCTGTGGATCATCATGATCGCCGGCGGAGTGCTCCTAGTGGCGCTCTACTTCATCGGGTACATCGTCGGGATCCTCGACTAG
- a CDS encoding SRPBCC family protein: protein MITVHGTVRSALDPARAFAYLSTFEHTPEWDPGTPLVNKLSDGPVAVGHRYHAEAEFRGKRQALTYEVIELTASRITLRGENKAVISVDTIDVSPDGSGSKVDYTAEFTLRGWRKIAEPIARPAFNSLAGPAMDGMKKTLDSQASL, encoded by the coding sequence ATGATCACAGTTCACGGCACGGTCCGTTCCGCCCTTGACCCCGCCAGGGCCTTCGCCTACCTCTCGACGTTTGAGCACACGCCGGAGTGGGACCCCGGGACACCTTTGGTTAACAAGCTGTCGGATGGGCCCGTGGCCGTCGGCCACCGCTACCACGCCGAAGCCGAGTTCCGCGGAAAGCGCCAGGCACTGACGTACGAGGTCATCGAACTGACTGCCAGCCGCATCACCCTGCGGGGCGAGAACAAGGCGGTCATCTCCGTGGACACCATCGACGTGTCGCCGGATGGCTCGGGATCCAAAGTGGACTACACCGCCGAATTCACGCTCAGGGGCTGGCGGAAAATCGCCGAACCGATTGCCCGGCCCGCGTTCAACTCCCTGGCCGGCCCCGCGATGGACGGCATGAAGAAGACGCTCGACTCCCAGGCATCGCTCTAG
- a CDS encoding 3-hydroxyacyl-CoA dehydrogenase family protein: MSNPELPANSPGAALPDSVGVLGGGRMGAGIAHAFLINGASVLVVERDEQSAEAARERVESAAAKSIERGATDGNLDEMVSRLAVTVDYDDFKDRQLVIEAVPEDWNLKVASLRGIEDRLAPDAYLASNTSSLSVNGLARELRRPQNFLGLHFFNPVPASTLIEVVLGEQTSEALAWAARGWVEALGKTAVVVNDAPGFASSRLGVAIALEAMRMVEEGVASAEDIDNAMVLGYKHPTGPLRTTDIVGLDVRLGIAEYLASTLGERFAPPQILRDKVARGELGRKTGKGFFNWEK, translated from the coding sequence ATGAGCAACCCCGAACTCCCCGCGAACAGTCCCGGCGCCGCCCTTCCCGACTCCGTCGGGGTGCTCGGCGGCGGCCGGATGGGCGCCGGTATCGCCCACGCCTTCCTCATCAACGGTGCCAGCGTCCTCGTCGTGGAACGCGACGAACAGTCAGCGGAGGCAGCCCGTGAGCGCGTGGAGTCCGCGGCGGCCAAGAGCATTGAGCGGGGTGCCACCGACGGTAACCTCGACGAAATGGTTTCCCGGCTGGCCGTGACCGTGGATTACGACGACTTCAAAGACCGGCAGCTGGTGATCGAGGCCGTGCCCGAGGATTGGAACCTCAAAGTGGCCTCCCTGCGCGGCATCGAGGATCGGCTGGCGCCGGACGCGTACCTTGCCTCCAACACCTCGTCACTGTCGGTCAACGGCCTGGCGCGCGAGCTGAGGCGGCCGCAAAACTTCCTGGGTTTGCACTTCTTCAACCCGGTCCCGGCGTCCACATTGATCGAGGTAGTGCTCGGCGAGCAGACGTCCGAGGCCCTCGCCTGGGCTGCTCGCGGCTGGGTTGAAGCGCTGGGCAAGACCGCCGTCGTCGTCAATGACGCCCCAGGTTTCGCCTCGTCGCGGCTGGGCGTTGCTATCGCCCTTGAAGCGATGCGCATGGTGGAGGAAGGCGTCGCCTCGGCTGAGGACATCGACAACGCCATGGTCCTGGGCTACAAACACCCCACCGGCCCGCTGCGCACCACCGACATTGTTGGCCTGGACGTCCGGCTGGGCATCGCCGAATACCTGGCCTCCACGCTGGGCGAACGCTTCGCGCCGCCACAGATCCTCCGCGACAAGGTGGCACGCGGTGAACTGGGACGCAAGACCGGCAAAGGCTTCTTCAACTGGGAAAAGTGA
- a CDS encoding glycoside hydrolase family 1 protein, with product MSTTPITFPEGFLWGAATAAYQIEGAAHTGGREDSIWDTFARIPGAVADAHNGDVACDHYNRSGQDVELMKSLNLKAYRFSTSWARCMPDGWTPNPEGIAFYSRLVDELLAAGITPWLTLYHWDLPQALEDEGGWANRETARLFADYAAVMHEALGDRVRIWTTLNEPWCSAFLGYAAGVHAPGRQEPAAALAAAHHLLLGHGLAVQELRRRDPAASLGITLNLTVADPADPGAADDRDAARRIDGLHNRIFLDPIFRGTYPADVLEDVAGLGFDSVVQDGDLDVISAPLDLLGVNYYQGEALTKTVPAGEAPTSEAPAAAAPEEAGRPTASPFVAADGVHSVPRGLPVTGMGWEVQPEGLTRLLTRLQREYTGPAGIPIYMTENGAAYPDVPDADGFVDDRERLAFFEAHLRAVRDAIDGGADVRGYLAWSLLDNFEWAYGYHQRFGLVRVDYDTLERTPKASGLWFAKVAAANALPAD from the coding sequence ATGAGCACCACCCCGATTACTTTCCCCGAAGGCTTCCTTTGGGGCGCGGCTACGGCTGCCTACCAGATCGAAGGAGCCGCCCACACCGGCGGCCGGGAGGACTCGATCTGGGATACCTTCGCCCGGATCCCGGGCGCCGTGGCGGACGCCCACAACGGTGACGTGGCCTGTGACCATTACAACCGCTCGGGCCAGGACGTCGAGCTGATGAAATCGCTGAATCTTAAGGCGTACCGGTTTTCGACGTCGTGGGCCCGCTGCATGCCCGACGGCTGGACCCCCAACCCCGAGGGAATCGCATTTTATTCGCGTCTCGTGGATGAACTGCTCGCCGCGGGCATCACCCCCTGGCTGACGTTGTACCACTGGGACCTCCCGCAGGCGCTGGAGGATGAGGGCGGCTGGGCGAACCGTGAGACTGCCCGGTTGTTCGCCGACTACGCTGCCGTGATGCACGAAGCTCTGGGCGACCGGGTCCGGATCTGGACCACGCTCAATGAACCGTGGTGCTCGGCTTTCCTTGGCTACGCCGCGGGAGTCCACGCTCCCGGGCGGCAGGAACCGGCCGCCGCGCTCGCCGCTGCCCACCATCTTTTGCTCGGACACGGACTCGCTGTTCAGGAGCTGCGCCGGCGTGATCCCGCGGCGAGCCTGGGAATTACGCTGAATCTCACCGTCGCGGATCCGGCGGACCCCGGCGCGGCGGACGACCGGGACGCAGCCCGGCGGATCGACGGGTTGCACAACCGCATCTTCCTCGATCCCATCTTCCGCGGCACCTACCCTGCAGACGTGCTGGAGGACGTCGCCGGCCTCGGTTTCGACAGTGTGGTGCAAGACGGCGACCTGGACGTCATTTCGGCGCCCCTGGATCTGCTCGGCGTCAACTACTACCAGGGAGAGGCCCTGACCAAGACGGTACCGGCGGGCGAGGCTCCGACCAGCGAGGCTCCGGCCGCCGCGGCGCCGGAGGAAGCCGGCAGGCCGACGGCGTCACCGTTCGTTGCCGCCGACGGGGTGCACTCGGTACCGCGGGGACTGCCGGTGACGGGCATGGGCTGGGAGGTGCAGCCCGAGGGCCTGACCCGGCTGCTGACCCGGCTGCAGCGGGAGTACACAGGCCCGGCGGGCATCCCGATCTACATGACGGAGAACGGTGCCGCGTACCCGGACGTCCCCGACGCCGACGGCTTCGTCGACGACCGGGAGAGGCTGGCGTTCTTTGAGGCGCATCTGCGCGCGGTCCGCGATGCGATCGACGGCGGGGCGGACGTCCGCGGCTACCTCGCCTGGTCGCTGCTGGACAACTTCGAATGGGCCTATGGCTACCACCAGCGCTTCGGCCTGGTCCGGGTGGACTACGACACCCTGGAACGGACACCCAAGGCGAGCGGTCTGTGGTTCGCCAAGGTGGCGGCGGCGAACGCCCTGCCCGCGGACTAG